A genomic window from Macaca mulatta isolate MMU2019108-1 chromosome 19, T2T-MMU8v2.0, whole genome shotgun sequence includes:
- the TPRX1 gene encoding tetra-peptide repeat homeobox protein 1 isoform X1 has protein sequence MDEAGNHHSEQTITRTENQTPHVLTRRRMVPCLSCSQLYSQYLGLSQTHRSPSLAPDPPRRQRQERTVYTQSQQEVLESSFQNDQYPNYHKRQKLAEELGLKEHQLQVWFKNRRAKLARERRLQQQPQRVPGRRGRGARAEPLVPAAAASAPQPGLSGILPAAEPTICSLDQAWGGPGCRAQKGIPDVLGPGPGPIPAPIRGPAQVPGPISGPISGRVQIPGPLLGPIPGPAQIPGPLAGPLPGPISGPAQIPGPLPGPLPGPISGPAQIPGPLLGPIPGPISGPAQVPDQAQIPGPISGPGPITGEIPGLAQIPGPGRLGGPGPILSPGQMPSSGSLPGPAPILGPGPGSVPAPIPGPGSFLAPAPVPLWPESPDASDFLPDTQLFPQFTELLPPLDPLEGSSVSTMTSQYQEWDDSMGQKDSGSLYQEECGSVNENDSGPRSLLDL, from the exons atggatgaagctggaaaccatcattctgagcaaactatcacaaggacagaaaaccaaacaccacatgttctcactcgtag GAGGATGGTGCCCTGTCTGTCTTGTTCTCAGCTGTATTCCCAGTACCTGGGACTGTCCCAGACACACCGTA GCCCTTCCCTGGCCCCGGACCCTCCAAGGAGACAGCGGCAGGAGCGCACGGTCTACACTCAAAGCCAGCAGGAAGTGCTAGAAAGTTCCTTTCAGAACGACCAGTACCCGAACTACCACAAGCGACAGAAACTGGCGGAGGAACTCGGCCTCAAGGAGCACCAACTGCAG GTGTGGTTCAAGAATCGCCGCGCCAAACTAGCTCGGGAGCGACGGCTCCAGCAGCAGCCGCAGCGCGTCCCTGGGCGGAGAGGCCGAGGAGCCCGCGCTGAGCCCCTAGTCCCTGCAGCCGCTGCCTCCGCCCCTCAGCCGGGCCTCTCGGGAATCCTTCCAGCGGCTGAACCCACGATCTGCAGCCTCGACCAGGCCTGGGGTGGCCCTGGGTGCAGAGCCCAAAAGGGCATCCCAGATGTCCTGGGTCCAGGCCCTGGCCCGATCCCAGCCCCAATCCGAGGCCCAGCTCAGGTCCCAGGCCCAATTTCAGGCCCAATTTCAGGCCGGGTCCAGATCCCAGGCCCACTCCTTGGCCCAATCCCAGGCCCAGCTCAGATCCCAGGCCCACTCGCTGGTCCACTCCCAGGCCCAATTTCAGGCCCAGCCCAGATTCCAGGCCCACTGCCTGGTCCACTCCCAGGCCCAATTTCAGGCCCAGCCCAGATTCCAGGCCCACTCCTTGGCCCAATCCCAGGCCCAATTTCAGGCCCAGCTCAGGTCCCAGACCAAGCCCAGATCCCAGGCCCAATCTCAGGCCCAGGCCCGATCACAGGCGAGATTCCTGGCCTAGCCCAGATCCCAGGCCCAGGCAGACTCGGAGGCCCAGGTCCCATCTTAAGTCCTGGCCAGATGCCAAGCTCAGGCTCACTTCCAGGCCCAGCCCCGATTTtaggcccaggcccaggctcaGTCCCAGCCCCAATCCCAGGTCCAGGATCATTCCTAGCCCCAGCCCCAGTCCCCTTATGGCCTGAGAGCCCCGATGCCTCCGACTTCTTGCCAGACACCCAGTTATTCCCTCAATTCACAGAGCTGCTCCCACCCCTAGACCCCTTGGAGGGATCCTCAGTCTCCACCATGACCTCTCAGTACCAAGAATGGGATGACTCTATGGGCCAAAAAGACTCAGGGTCTCTGTACCAAGAGGAATGTGGCTCTGTGAATGAAAATGACTCAGGCCCCAGGTCATTACTGGATTTATAG
- the TPRX1 gene encoding tetra-peptide repeat homeobox protein 1 isoform X2, with protein MQDPGHRQGPSLAPDPPRRQRQERTVYTQSQQEVLESSFQNDQYPNYHKRQKLAEELGLKEHQLQVWFKNRRAKLARERRLQQQPQRVPGRRGRGARAEPLVPAAAASAPQPGLSGILPAAEPTICSLDQAWGGPGCRAQKGIPDVLGPGPGPIPAPIRGPAQVPGPISGPISGRVQIPGPLLGPIPGPAQIPGPLAGPLPGPISGPAQIPGPLPGPLPGPISGPAQIPGPLLGPIPGPISGPAQVPDQAQIPGPISGPGPITGEIPGLAQIPGPGRLGGPGPILSPGQMPSSGSLPGPAPILGPGPGSVPAPIPGPGSFLAPAPVPLWPESPDASDFLPDTQLFPQFTELLPPLDPLEGSSVSTMTSQYQEWDDSMGQKDSGSLYQEECGSVNENDSGPRSLLDL; from the exons ATGCAAGACCCTGGTCATCGCCAAG GCCCTTCCCTGGCCCCGGACCCTCCAAGGAGACAGCGGCAGGAGCGCACGGTCTACACTCAAAGCCAGCAGGAAGTGCTAGAAAGTTCCTTTCAGAACGACCAGTACCCGAACTACCACAAGCGACAGAAACTGGCGGAGGAACTCGGCCTCAAGGAGCACCAACTGCAG GTGTGGTTCAAGAATCGCCGCGCCAAACTAGCTCGGGAGCGACGGCTCCAGCAGCAGCCGCAGCGCGTCCCTGGGCGGAGAGGCCGAGGAGCCCGCGCTGAGCCCCTAGTCCCTGCAGCCGCTGCCTCCGCCCCTCAGCCGGGCCTCTCGGGAATCCTTCCAGCGGCTGAACCCACGATCTGCAGCCTCGACCAGGCCTGGGGTGGCCCTGGGTGCAGAGCCCAAAAGGGCATCCCAGATGTCCTGGGTCCAGGCCCTGGCCCGATCCCAGCCCCAATCCGAGGCCCAGCTCAGGTCCCAGGCCCAATTTCAGGCCCAATTTCAGGCCGGGTCCAGATCCCAGGCCCACTCCTTGGCCCAATCCCAGGCCCAGCTCAGATCCCAGGCCCACTCGCTGGTCCACTCCCAGGCCCAATTTCAGGCCCAGCCCAGATTCCAGGCCCACTGCCTGGTCCACTCCCAGGCCCAATTTCAGGCCCAGCCCAGATTCCAGGCCCACTCCTTGGCCCAATCCCAGGCCCAATTTCAGGCCCAGCTCAGGTCCCAGACCAAGCCCAGATCCCAGGCCCAATCTCAGGCCCAGGCCCGATCACAGGCGAGATTCCTGGCCTAGCCCAGATCCCAGGCCCAGGCAGACTCGGAGGCCCAGGTCCCATCTTAAGTCCTGGCCAGATGCCAAGCTCAGGCTCACTTCCAGGCCCAGCCCCGATTTtaggcccaggcccaggctcaGTCCCAGCCCCAATCCCAGGTCCAGGATCATTCCTAGCCCCAGCCCCAGTCCCCTTATGGCCTGAGAGCCCCGATGCCTCCGACTTCTTGCCAGACACCCAGTTATTCCCTCAATTCACAGAGCTGCTCCCACCCCTAGACCCCTTGGAGGGATCCTCAGTCTCCACCATGACCTCTCAGTACCAAGAATGGGATGACTCTATGGGCCAAAAAGACTCAGGGTCTCTGTACCAAGAGGAATGTGGCTCTGTGAATGAAAATGACTCAGGCCCCAGGTCATTACTGGATTTATAG